A stretch of Lathyrus oleraceus cultivar Zhongwan6 chromosome 6, CAAS_Psat_ZW6_1.0, whole genome shotgun sequence DNA encodes these proteins:
- the LOC127098680 gene encoding serine/threonine-protein kinase KIPK2 — protein sequence MGSFSGTCEIVEAREEINTLKESGVYQSSSGYSMAEKNLKLPAVKLGYKYNLDDDINKLFESINLKSSSRDLSYLPDGTSPRMKSALKKPMIVGIPRSPRVGTSEPVTLKQALRDLCISKASEMAATKRLSKSGASPRISEVGKIQTLYNSVVADDARRSGPSNVESKRSSNEISLVLEESKSLPLNKESQSHQTSKSTLSRNAPSSKIAVATPQNDNGASFMQSDLECSSSKVEGSLQSSEPYQIENQTSASSSISCCNTNGSKVELCEKDSSPKKLGNKASMSKNVRKGMLQTTSSSSTSVNGSRVCKLSRSPRTVKLAIKNKDSGKKKLKQGSDSALSAPPCNETNNKSVPASTAPLVCERCWCEIENTNIENSKGIVTPGSLSPADGINLKSMLSGPASAGCNSSREVAKVKKNSRLKEQLEFSQSSKSSQGDYSSSTSTSDESNVSGSSCGNRPHMSKDYRWQAIRDAQVQHRVLGLRHFNLLKKLGCGDIGTVYLSELIGQNCLFAIKVMDNEFLARRKKMPRAQTEREILRMLDHPFLPTLYAQFTSENLSCLVMEYCPGGDLHVLRQKQLGRCFSEPAARFYVAEVLLALEYLHMLGVVYRDLKPENILVREDGHIMLTDFDLSLRCDVSPTLLKSSSDKDPAKVSGPYAKSSCIEPFCIEPSCQVPCFSPRFLPPAAKARKLKADLAAHIKSLPQLVAEPTDARSNSFVGTHEYLAPEIIKGEGHGAAVDWWTFGVFLYELLYGRTPFKGSNNEETLANVVLQNLRFPDTPFVSFQARDLIKGLLVKEPENRLGTEKGAAEIKQHPFFEGLNWALIRCAIPPELPDLCEFELGVSDMIAESQSKGGKYLECATTGEQVEFELF from the exons ATGGGTTCGTTTTCGGGGACTTGTGAAATTGTTGAAGCGAGAGAAGAGATAAATACATTGAAAGAATCGGGGGTATATCAGTCCAGTTCTGGATACAGTATGGCTGAGAAAAATCTGAAGCTTCCTGCGGTGAAACTGGGATACAAGTATAATCTAGATGATGATATTAACAAGCTGTTTGAGTCAATTAATCTCAAATCTTCATCAAGAGATTTGAGCTATCTACCAGATGGAACAAGTCCTAGGATGAAAAGTGCGTTAAAAAAGCCGATGATTGTGGGTATACCTCGATCTCCACGAGTTGGGACTTCTGAGCCGGTGACTTTGAAGCAGGCATTAAGAGACCTATGTATATCTAAGGCATCAGAAATGGCTGCTACGAAGAGGTTATCTAAGTCAGGAGCTTCTCCAAGAATATCAGAGGTTGGGAAGATACAGACATTGTACAATTCGGTCGTTGCTGATGATGCTAGGAGATCTGGGCCTTCTAATGTTGAGAGTAAACGGAGTTCAAATGAAATATCTCTGGTGCTAGAAGAAAGCAAGTCACTTCCCTTGAATAAAGAATCTCAGTCTCATCAAACTTCCAAAAGCACATTGAGCCGAAATGCTCCTTCTTCCAAAATTGCAGTTGCAACCCCACAAAATGATAATGGGGCGTCATTTATGCAAAGTGATTTGGAATGTTCATCAAGTAAAGTTGAGGGTTCACTCCAATCATCAGAACCTTATCAAATTGAAAATCAAACATCTGCTTCTTCTTCTATATCTTGTTGCAACACCAATGGAAGTAAAGTAGAGTTGTGTGAAAAAGATTCCTCCCCTAAGAAATTGGGAAATAAAGCATCTATGTCGAAGAATGTACGGAAAGGTATGTTACAAACTACATCTTCCTCGTCTACTTCAGTAAATGGCAGTAGAGTTTGTAAACTTTCGCGCAGCCCCCGAACAGTGAAATTGGCCATCAAAAACAAGGATTCGGGTAAGAAGAAACTAAAACAGGGTTCTGATTCTGCTTTATCTGCTCCTCCATGCAATGAAACAAATAATAAGTCAGTTCCTGCTAGTACAGCTCCACTTGTTTGCGAGAGATGTTGGTGTGAAATAGAAAATACAAATATAGAAAACAGCAAAGGTATTGTAACACCGGGCTCTCTCAGCCCTGCAGATGGAATAAACTTGAAGAGTATGCTCTCTGGGCCAGCTTCAGCTGGTTGTAATAGCAGCAGAGAAGTTGCAAAAGTGAAAAAAAATAGCAGATTGAAAGAGCAGCTTGAATTCTCACAGAGTTCAAAGAGCAGCCAAGGTGACTACAGTAGTAGTACAAGCACCAGCGACGAGAGTAATGTTAGTGGTTCTAGTTGCGGCAATAGACCTCACATGTCAAAGGATTATAGATGGCAGGCCATACGGGATGCTCAAGTTCAGCACAGAGTCTTGGGCTTGAGACACTTCAATCTTTTGAAGAAACTAGGTTGTGGAGACATTGGTACTGTATATCTTTCTGAACTAATTGGCCAAAATTGTTTGTTTGCTATAAAAGTAATGGACAATGAATTTTTGGCAAGAAGGAAGAAGATGCCTAGGGCTCAAACTGAAAGGGAAATTTTGCGAATGCTGGATCATCCTTTTCTTCCAACACTCTATGCGCAGTTTACATCAGAAAATCTGTCATGTCTAGTTATGGAGTATTGTCCTGGAGGAGATCTTCATGTTCTACGTCAGAAACAACTTGGCAGATGTTTTTCAGAGCCAGCAGCAAG GTTTTACGTAGCCGAAGTCCTTCTTGCTTTGGAGTACTTGCACATGCTAGGAGTTGTTTACCGTGATTTAAAACCAGAAAACATTCTTGTTCGAGAAGACGGCCACATTATGCTCACAGATTTTGACCTTTCACTCCGGTGTGATGTTAGTCCAACACTTCTGAAATCATCCTCTGACAAAGATCCTGCCAAGGTTTCAGGCCCATATGCAAAGTCAAGTTGCATTGAGCCATTCTGCATTGAACCATCTTGTCAAGTTCCATGCTTCAGTCCTAGATTCTTACCACCCGCGGCAAAAGCAAGGAAACTAAAAGCTGATCTTGCTGCACATATCAAATCGTTGCCACAGCTTGTGGCAGAGCCCACCGATGCAAGATCAAATTCATTTGTTGGTACTCACGAATACCTAGCGCCCGAGATCATCAAAGGAGAAGGACACGGAGCTGCAGTTGATTGGTGGACATTTGGTGTTTTTCTTTACGAGCTTTTATATGGTAGAACACCCTTCAAAGGTTCTAATAACGAAGAAACATTAGCCAATGTCGTGTTGCAAAATCTTAGATTCCCTGATACCCCATTTGTTAGTTTCCAAGCGAGGGATCTTATCAAAGGGTTGTTAGTTAAAGAGCCGGAAAACCGTTTGGGTACAGAGAAAGGCGCTGCGGAGATTAAACAACACCCCTTCTTCGAGGGCCTTAATTGGGCCTTAATACGTTGCGCTATCCCACCAGAACTTCCAGACCTTTGTGAATTCGAGTTGGGAGTTTCAGACATGATCGCAGAGTCACAAAGCAAGGGTGGTAAATATTTAGAATGCGCAACAACAGGAGAACAAGTGGAATTTGAGTTGTTTTAG